The following proteins are co-located in the Phyllostomus discolor isolate MPI-MPIP mPhyDis1 chromosome 1, mPhyDis1.pri.v3, whole genome shotgun sequence genome:
- the THAP6 gene encoding THAP domain-containing protein 6 isoform X2, protein MKRLDVNAAGIWEPKKGDVLCSRHFKKTDFDRSAPNIKLKPGVIPSIFDSPSHFQEKREKLHCRKNFTLKTLPVTNHNRQLVGASSCIEEFQSQFVFEHSYSVMDSPKKLKHKLDHVISELEDTKKSLRNVLDREKRFQKSLRKTIRELKDDCLISQDTANRLEAFCWEHCQESIERDYIS, encoded by the exons ATGAAAAGACTTGATGTAAATGCTGCAGGCATTTGGGAGCCTAAAAAAGGAGATGTGTTATGTTCAAGGCACTTTAAGAAGACAGATTTTGACAGAAGTGCTCCAAATATTAAACTAAAACCTGGAGTCATACCTTCTATCTTTGATTCCCCATCTCACTTTCAG gagaaaagagaaaaacttcaCTGTAGAAAAAACTTCACCCTCAAGACCCTCCCAGTCACAAACCACAACCGCCAGCTTGTTGGTGCTTCCTCGTGTATTGAAGAATTTCAATCCCAGTTCgttttt GAACATAGCTACAGTGTAATGGACAGTCCAAAGAAACTTAAGCATAAATTAGATCATgtgatcagcgagctagaggataCCAAGAAAAGCCTGCGGAATGTTTTAGACCGAGAGAAACGTTTTCAAAAATCGTTGAGGAAGACAATCAGGGAATTAAAGGATGACTGTCTCATCAGCCAAGACACAGCAAATAGACTGGAAGCTTTCTGTTGGGAGCATTGTCAGGAGAGCATAGAACGAGACTATATTTCATGA
- the ODAPH gene encoding odontogenesis associated phosphoprotein gives MAHKLCFSYWLLACWLVVTVAEGQEAVTPPGGSQDNVDSTDCQIFTLTPPPPTTRKPVTRIQPVTRTPKGPFYFFPTWRPGVHIGFPNRPFLPPRCNHRFHFRPFFWPNSHFIPHYRYFPRRRFRRGSSSEENRWKREAPNLLKQKKPIPQKRL, from the exons ATGGCTCACAAGCTCTGCTTCTCCTACTGGCTGTTGGCCTGCTGGTTGGTGGTAACTGTGGCAGAAG GACAAGAGGCAGTCACCCCTCCGGGAGGCTCACAAGATAATGTGGATTCTACAGACTGCCAGATCTTTACACTCACCCCTCCTCCACCTACCACCAGGAAACCAGTGACAAGGATCCAGCCTGTCACAAGGACACCCAAGggtcctttctatttttttccaacatGGAGGCCCGGGGTCCACATTGGGTTTCCAAACAGACCCTTCCTTCCTCCAAGGTGCAACCACCGTTTTCACTTCCGTCCTTTCTTTTGGCCAAACAGTCACTTTATTCCACATTATAGATATTTCCCCAGAAGAAGATTCCGGAGAGGAAGCTCATCTGAGGAAAACAGATGGAAGAGAGAAGCTCCAAACCTGCTGAAGCAAAAGAAACCAATACCTCAGAAAAGACTATAA